A section of the Spirosoma pollinicola genome encodes:
- a CDS encoding glutathionylspermidine synthase family protein, whose amino-acid sequence MISLKKLTTQPDAQLRNLGWDWMLGQDTLPYLTNEVVSVTTAEADAYYEAANDLFEMFVAAGQDIIDKNRFAEAGIPDNLIELIKLTWDDDRNIHLYGRFDLVGGVGGQPIKLIEFNADTATCLPETAVVQHAHLRANGLDESQQFNAVFETLTGQFEELLALNPDLQPTLLLSAIRDSPEDDANVALLGEAAREAGFDIELDFVDNVDFSAEEGIFWQNPKNGEFEKLDFWFKLVPWESIAEDEPELLRILTEIVRKRLAVVLNPAYTLLFQSKYILKILWELYPNHPLLLETDTKPLIGKACVEKVLFGREGANTRILNADGTERQATSGDYGDYSKIYQEYVEFPQDSAGNAYQGGVFYAGEACGLGFRRGGLILDNTASFVGHVIE is encoded by the coding sequence ATGATTTCTCTCAAAAAGTTAACGACACAGCCCGACGCCCAACTACGTAATCTCGGTTGGGACTGGATGCTAGGCCAGGATACATTGCCCTATCTAACAAATGAGGTAGTGAGCGTAACAACTGCCGAAGCAGACGCCTATTATGAAGCGGCCAACGATTTATTCGAGATGTTTGTCGCTGCCGGGCAGGACATTATCGACAAGAATCGTTTTGCCGAAGCAGGTATTCCGGACAACCTTATCGAACTGATAAAATTAACCTGGGACGACGACCGGAATATTCACCTGTACGGACGCTTCGATCTGGTTGGGGGCGTTGGCGGCCAACCCATCAAACTTATTGAGTTTAATGCCGATACGGCCACCTGCCTCCCCGAAACGGCGGTTGTTCAGCATGCGCACTTACGGGCAAACGGCCTCGATGAAAGTCAGCAGTTCAACGCCGTATTTGAAACATTAACAGGCCAGTTTGAAGAGTTGCTAGCCCTTAATCCCGATTTGCAGCCAACGCTTTTACTGTCGGCTATCCGCGACTCGCCTGAGGACGATGCCAACGTAGCCTTATTGGGCGAAGCAGCCCGTGAAGCTGGCTTTGACATTGAACTTGATTTTGTGGACAATGTCGACTTTTCGGCCGAAGAGGGTATTTTCTGGCAGAACCCTAAAAACGGTGAGTTCGAAAAACTGGATTTCTGGTTTAAACTGGTCCCCTGGGAATCCATTGCCGAAGATGAACCCGAACTGCTCCGAATTCTAACCGAAATTGTCCGTAAGCGGCTGGCCGTGGTATTGAACCCGGCCTATACACTTCTCTTCCAATCTAAATATATCCTAAAAATCCTGTGGGAGCTGTATCCGAATCATCCGCTTCTTCTCGAAACTGATACCAAACCATTGATTGGTAAAGCCTGTGTTGAAAAAGTACTGTTTGGACGTGAAGGCGCTAATACCCGTATTCTGAACGCCGACGGTACCGAACGTCAGGCTACATCCGGGGATTATGGTGATTACTCGAAAATCTATCAGGAATACGTTGAATTCCCACAAGATTCGGCGGGGAATGCCTATCAGGGGGGCGTCTTCTATGCGGGCGAAGCCTGTGGATTAGGCTTTCGCCGGGGTGGTCTGATCCTGGATAATACAGCGAGTTTTGTGGGGCACGTTATTGAGTAG